Part of the Paeniglutamicibacter sulfureus genome, GTGCCGACGGCCGCTACCGCCGTTGGACCCTGACCCATCCCGAGGTCCATCGGCTGCTGCACCAGATGCAGGCGCCGCATTCGGAATTGCACCCCGAGCACTAGCGGCCGGCCGCACGCCGGGGCAGCCTGTGGACGGAGGTCCGTCTGCCGTGCCGTGCACATGGCGGATGGCGCCCGCCCCGGGGGACGAACGCCATCCATCGTGGTGACTGGTTACTCGATGGGGATCAGTACCCCAGGCCGAAGCCGAACGGGTAGAGTTCCCCGTCCGCGGTCTCCTTGTAGCCGGGCAGGTCGCTGTACTGCTCGCGGATTGCCTCGGCCGTTCCGGCCAGCGCGAACGGCATCCGGCCTTGCGGGGCGACCTTGCCGGAGAGGATGTCCATCAGCGCGGTGTCGCTCATGCCGAACCCTGCCACGATCGCGCCCGCATCGCGCAGCCCGCTGGCCTCGTCCATGACGAAGGGCTGGCGGAAGTACACGTGCAGGACCACCTTGGACGGGTCCTCGACCTCGCTCATGACCTGCTTGATGGTGTCCAGCGACGGGGTGATCTTCCACGACTCGGACTCGGCCATGGACGTGAAGTCCAGGATGCTCGACTCCCAGGGCAGCGACCCGCCGAAGCGCAGGCCGTCATCGGTGCAGGTCGGTGCTCCCTGGGTCACGCAGGCGTCCGCCGCACCGTAGGGGCTCTGGCCGTCGAGTCCTTCAACGCCCTCCAGCACGGAGGGGTTGATGTGCTCGGGGTTCATGCCGGACTCTGGGCTGTTGCTGACGTAGGAGCCGGTGTTGGCGTTGTTCACCGTGATGTTGAGCAGGGCCACGTCGCTGTCCTTGGCGCTGGGCCGGGCCGCGGGGTCCTTGGTGTTGCCGTTGGTGACGTTGTAGCCGTACTCTGCGACCTTGTCCGCGGAGATGTCTCCCAGGACGTAGACGTCGGACTCGGGCTTCAGCGGCAAGACCTTGTCCCCGTCGGCGGTTTCCTTGTTCTGCAACAGGACCGCGGACTTGCGCTGCAGGTCCAGGCCCACCTCGCGGTTCGTGGCACTGCCGACAGTATCGCCGGCAGCGGCTTCACCGACGTATGGGTTCTCGAACAGGCCCATGCTGAACATCGGTTCGGTCAATCGCGTGGCGGCGAGCGTGATGCGCTCCTCGGTCAGCAGCCCTGAATCGACCAGGTCGGTGATCGTCTTGACGTCGTGGAAGCCGGACAGGGTGTCGGTGCCGCCGTTGATGGCAGTTGCAACGCGCTCGGGAACGGACTTGTCCTCCAGGCCCCAGGCTCGGTCGTTGATGATGCCGGTGTCCGAGTTGACGTAGCCTTTGAATCCGAGCTCGTCGCGCAAAAGGTCATTGACGATCTGCTTGGAGAAGGCCATGCCGGTCTGGTCGTAGGTGACGCCGTTGTGTGTGACCTCCACCGGGGCGCCGTAATACGGCATGATCGAGGAAACGCCGGCCTTGATGGCCGCCTCGAAGGGCTTGAGGTGTTCGGCGAAGGCGTCACCCGGGTAGACCTGGGTCTTGCCGAAGGAATAGTGGGCATCCAGGCCAAGCTCCTGCGGTCCACCGCCCGGGAAGTGCTTCATGGTTAGCGCCACGGAAGTGTCAGGGCTCAGCGAGGAGCCCTCGGCGTCGAGCGGTCCCTGCAGGGACTGGACGAGCGTGGACATGATGTTGGAGTTGAGGTCCGCGTCTTCGGTGAACGTTTCGTGGGCGCGGTACCAGCGCGGCTCGGTGGACAGGTCGGCCATGTAGCCGTACATTCCGCGCAGCC contains:
- a CDS encoding glycoside hydrolase family 3 protein translates to MTRMFPPSSKRRRTAAALALPLILTLGATSASALPPQEGSGKPAPMAVEKNEGNHGKPPTIGVRVKDTITVKGRTFKDLNANGKLDAYEDWRLSAGERAANLVSLMTLEEKSGLMLIDTLNAACDPVTKERGALDPAAAGYINDQKMHRFIFRNTVTSEDKAVCGATGDGFQASTSLTPQEAATYMNSIQELGEATRLGIPMLYKSNARNHIDPNARAGINESAGAFTAFPKEAGIAAAALGAEAASTGQAPTTGDMSVVEDFANVMGDEWESIGLRGMYGYMADLSTEPRWYRAHETFTEDADLNSNIMSTLVQSLQGPLDAEGSSLSPDTSVALTMKHFPGGGPQELGLDAHYSFGKTQVYPGDAFAEHLKPFEAAIKAGVSSIMPYYGAPVEVTHNGVTYDQTGMAFSKQIVNDLLRDELGFKGYVNSDTGIINDRAWGLEDKSVPERVATAINGGTDTLSGFHDVKTITDLVDSGLLTEERITLAATRLTEPMFSMGLFENPYVGEAAAGDTVGSATNREVGLDLQRKSAVLLQNKETADGDKVLPLKPESDVYVLGDISADKVAEYGYNVTNGNTKDPAARPSAKDSDVALLNITVNNANTGSYVSNSPESGMNPEHINPSVLEGVEGLDGQSPYGAADACVTQGAPTCTDDGLRFGGSLPWESSILDFTSMAESESWKITPSLDTIKQVMSEVEDPSKVVLHVYFRQPFVMDEASGLRDAGAIVAGFGMSDTALMDILSGKVAPQGRMPFALAGTAEAIREQYSDLPGYKETADGELYPFGFGLGY